Proteins encoded by one window of Ovis canadensis isolate MfBH-ARS-UI-01 breed Bighorn chromosome 14, ARS-UI_OviCan_v2, whole genome shotgun sequence:
- the PAK4 gene encoding serine/threonine-protein kinase PAK 4, producing the protein MFGKKKKRVEISAPSNFEHRVHTGFDQHEQRFTGLPRQWQSLIEESARRPKPLIDPACITSIQPGAPKTIVRGSKGAKDGALTLLLDEFENMSVTRSNSLRRDSPPPPARARQENGMPAEQAATARGAPEKAGSQGRGAGHGEAGGSSGDRQRAGPDKRPKSSREGSGGLQESSRDKRPLSGPDVGTPHQPASLASGAKVAAGRPFNTYPRADTDHPSRGTQAEPHNMAPNGPSVGGLAIPQSSSSRPPARAHGAPSPGVLGPHASEPQLAPPARTLTAPAGPPAPGPPGPRSPQREPQRVSHEQFRAALQLVVDPGDPRSYLDNFIKIGEGSTGIVCIATVRSSGRLVAVKKMDLRKQQRRELLFNEVVIMRDYQHENVVEMYNSYLVGDELWVVMEFLEGGALTDIVTHTRMNEEQIAAVCLAVLQALSVLHAQGVIHRDIKSDSILLTHDGRVKLSDFGFCAQVSKEVPRRKSLVGTPYWMAPELISRLPYGPEVDIWSLGVMVIEMVDGEPPYFNEPPLKAMKMIRDNLPPRLKNLHKVSPSLKGFLDRLLVRDPAQRATAAELLKHPFLAKAGPPASIVPLMRQNRTR; encoded by the exons ATGTTCGGGAAGAAGAAGAAGCGGGTCGAGATCTCTGCGCCGTCTAACTTCGAGCACCGCGTGCACACGGGCTTCGACCAGCATGAGCAGAGGTTCACGGGGCTGCCCCGCCAATGGCAGAGCCTGATCGAGGAGTCGGCCCGCCGGCCCAAGCCCCTCATCGACCCCGCCTGCATCACCTCCATCCAGCCTGGGGCCCCCAAG ACCATCGTGCGGGGCAGCAAAGGCGCCAAGGATGGGGCCCTCACGCTGCTGCTCGACGAGTTCGAGAACATGTCGGTGACGCGCTCCAACTCCCTGCGGAGAGACAGCCCGCCGCCACCTGCCCGTGCCCGCCAGGAAAACGGGATGCCCGCGGAGCAGGCCGCTACGGCCAGAGGGGCCCCAGAGAAGGCGGGCAGCCAAGGCCGGGGAGCCGGTCATGGCGAGGCGggtggcagcagtggagacaggcAGCGGGCGGGGCCGGACAAGAGGCCCAAGTCTTCCAGGGAGGGCTCGGGAGGTCTCCAGGAGTCCTCCCGGGACAAGcgtcccctctctgggcctgacGTCGGCACCCCCCACCAACCCGCCAGTCTAGCCAGCGGGGCGAAAGTGGCGGCTGGCCGGCCCTTTAACACGTACCCGCGGGCCGACACGGACCACCCGTCCCGGGGCACCCAG GCGGAGCCTCACAACATGGCCCCCAACGGGCCATCGGTGGGGGGCCTTGCCATCCCCCAGTCCTCCTCCTCCCGGCCCCCTGCCCGAGCCCATGGCGCCCCCAGCCCTGGAGTGCTGGGCCCCCACGCCTCTGAGCCCCAGCTGGCCCCCCCAGCCCGCACCCTCACCGCCCCCGCAGGGCCCCCTGCCCCCGGGCCCCCCGGCCCCCGCTCACCGCAGCGGGAGCCCCAGCGAGTGTCCCACGAGCAGTTCCGGGCTGCCCTGCAGCTGGTGGTGGACCCCGGCGACCCCCGCTCCTACCTGGACAACTTCATCAAGATTGGCGAGGGCTCCACCGGCATCGTGTGCATCGCGACTGTGCGCAGCTCCGGCAGGCTGGTGGCCGTCAAGAAGATGGACCTGCGCAAGCAGCAGCGGCGGGAGCTGCTCTTCAACGAG GTGGTGATCATGAGGGACTACCAGCATGAGAACGTGGTGGAGATGTACAACAGCTACCTGGTCGGGGACGAGCTCTGGGTGGTGATGGAGTTCCTGGAGGGAGGTGCCCTCACCGACATCGTCACGCACACCAG gaTGAACGAGGAGCAGATCGCTGCTGTGTGCCTGGCCGTGCTGCAGGCCCTGTCCGTGCTCcacgcccagggagtcatccaCCGGGACATCAAGAGTGACTCCATCCTGCTGACCCATGACGGCAGG GTGAAGCTGTCAGACTTCGGGTTCTGCGCCCAGGTGAGCAAGGAGGTGCCTCGGAGGAAGTCCCTAGTCGGCACACCCTACTGGATGGCCCCAGAGCTCATCTCCCGCCTGCCCTATGGGCCAGAG GTGGACATCTGGTCTCTGGGGGTGATGGTGATCGAGATGGTGGACGGGGAGCCCCCTTACTTCAATGAGCCACCCCTCAAAGCCATGAAGATGATCCGGGACAACCTGCCACCCCGACTGAAGAACCTGCACAAG GTGTCACCGTCCCTGAAGGGCTTCCTGGACCGCCTGCTGGTGCGTGACCCAGCCCAGCGGGCCACAGCGGCCGAGCTGCTCAAACACCCGTTCCTGGCCAAAGCGGGCCCACCCGCCAGCATCGTGCCCCTCATGCGTCAGAACCGCACCCGATGA